The following coding sequences lie in one Camelus bactrianus isolate YW-2024 breed Bactrian camel chromosome 8, ASM4877302v1, whole genome shotgun sequence genomic window:
- the LOC141578448 gene encoding uncharacterized protein LOC141578448, producing MNRYRSHRRLSRHRRRFSPLSRHRRRLSPLSRHRSRRRLSPLSQHRSRRRLSRHRSRRRLSPLSRHRSRRRFSRYRRRLSPLSRHRSLHRSRRRLSPLSQHRSRRRRLSRHRSLNRRRRLSPLSRYHRRRRRLSRHRSLNRRRRRRRLSRYRRRLSPLCQHRSRRRFSPLSRHRSCRRLSPLSRHRSLNRHRRPSTVGQEPLHRRKVKLHVHNIKKITSIYDVIRTT from the exons atgaa ccggtaccgcagccaccgccgcctcagccggcaccgccgccgcttcagccccctcagccggcaccgccgccgcctcagccccctcagccgtcaccgcagccgccgccgcctcagccccctcagccagcaccgcagccgccgtcgcctcagccggcaccgcagccgccgccgcctgagccccctcagccggcaccgcagccgccgccgcttcagccggtaccgccgccgcctcagccccctcagccggcaccgcagcctccaccgcagccgccgccgcttaagccccctcagccagcaccgcagccgccgccgccgcctcagccggcaccgcagcctcaaccgccgccgccgcctcagccccctaaGCCGGTAccatcgccgccgccgccgcctcagccggcaccgcagcctcaaccgccgccgccgccgccgccgcctcagccggtaccgccgccgcctcagccccctctgccagcaccgcagccgccgccgcttcagccccctcagccggcaccgcagctgccgccgcctcagccccctcagccggcaccgcagcctcaaccgccaccgccgcccgtccaccgtgggtcaggagccgctgcacagacg gaaggttaaattgcatgttcataacatcaagaaaatcacaagcatttacgatgtaatcagaactacctga